The region GTTCCGCCGCCCGCGGCCACGACCGCGGAGACGGCGCCCTCCACGAACGGCACATCGGCGATCACCACCTGGCCGGGGCTCTCCAGCAGCCGGGCGGTCAGCACCGAGCTGCCCAGGTCGGGGATCAGCACGACACCGTCCCCCTGGTCCACCTCCTCGACCGCCGCGCTCACCCGGTCGGGGCTGGTGCCGAGACCGCCGTCCTCGGTGCCTCCGGCCGCCGCCAGCGGCACCTTCGCCCGGCCGATCTGCCTGGCCAGCGCGACCACCTCCGCGGCCAGGCCGCCGCTGTGCGAGATCAGTACGATGCCGACCATTCGTCACTCCTGTGGTCCGTCGTGAACGTGAGCCTGGCGCGCCGCGCATCGCCGCCGGTCGCGGGACCGCCGAGAGGCCGGCCACTGCTTCCGGCCATCTGAACGTGAGCCCGGCGCGGGGCGATCACCCTCTGGAGGCGGCGGCCCTGAGCGCGCCGAAGACGAGAGCGGTCGAGGCGGCGCCGGGGTCCTCGTGCCCGACGCTGCGCGGTCCCAGGTAGCTCGCCCTGCCCTTGCGCGCCTGCAGCGGCACCGTGGCCCTGGCCCCCTCCGCCGCCTCCAGGGCCTCCTCCGGCTTCAGCCCGTCCTGTACGGCCCGGGACAGCGCCGCGGCGGCGGGGGCGAGGGCGTCGACCATCGTCTTGTCGCCCTCTGCCGCCGAGCCGAGGCGCCGTACGCCGGCCAGGGCCGCGTCGACGCCCGCGCTCAGCTCGGCGGGCGAGATCTCGGTGGCCTCGCCGAACGCCTTGCCCATCTCCCGGAAGGCGGTGCCGTAGAGGGGGCCGGAGGCGCCGCCCACCTTGCGGATCAGCGTGGTGCCCGTCAGCACGAGGAGCGCGCCGGGGGTCCGCGGCGGGGCGGCGGCCAGCGCCTCACCGACGGCGGTGAACCCGCGGTCGAGGTTCGTCCCGTGGTCGGCGTCGCCGATCGCGGCGTCCAGTTCGGTGAGGTGGTCACGCCCGGCCCGTACGGCGGAAGTGATCTCCTCGATCCAGGCGGCGAAGAACTCGGTGTTCACGAAGCGGCTCCCAGGGCGGGTCTCAGGGCGATCTCAGAGGGGATCTCGGGGCTGAGCCGAAGGCGGGTTCCGGGACGGCTCCGGGGCGCACGTCCCCGGCCGGGTCTCGGTCAGCGGCCCGAGCGCAGCGCGGGCGTCTCCACCGGCGCGTCCCAGAGGCGGGTGAGCTCGCCGGTCAGCGCGCAGGTCGTCACCATGAAGCCCTGCATGTCGAGGCTGGTCACGTAGTTGCCGACCAGGCTGCGCACGACCGTCGCGCCCTTCTCCCGGAGGTACGCCTCCACCTCGGCGAAGACGACGTACAGCTCGATGAGCGGCGTCCCGCCCATGCCGTTGACCAGTCTCGCCGGACGGCGGCAGGTCGTCGCCGATCGCGTCCACGGCGATGCGGGCGATCTCGCGGGCCTCGCCCAGCGCGGCGCGGCTGCGGCCGGGCTCGCCGTGGATGCCGATGCCGAGCTCGATCTCCGTCTCGCCGAGCTCGAAGGTGGGCCTGCCGGCCGCCGGGACGGTGCAGGGTGTCAGCGCCACACCGAAGGACCGGCTTCGCTCGTTGACCTCCCGGGCCACCCGCGCCACCTCGGCGAGGGGCGCGCCGGTCTCCGCCAGCGCGCCGGCGATCTTCTCCACGAACAGCGTGGCCCCGGTGCCCCGGCGGCCCGCCGTGTAGAGGGAGTCGCGCACGGCCACGTCGTCGTTCACCAGCACGGTGGCGACCTCGACGCCCTCGTCGCCGCTGAGCTCGGCGGCCATCTCGAAGTTGAGCACGTCGCCGGTGTAGTTCTTCACGACGTGCAGCACGCCCGCGCCGCCGTCCACGCCCTTGGTGGCCTCGACGAGCTGGTCGGGCACGGGTGAGGTGAAGACCTCCCCGGGGCAGGCCGCGTCGAGCATGCCGTGCCCGACGAACCCGGCGTGCAGGGGCTCGTGCCCGGAGCCGCCGCCGGAGACCAGCCCGACCTTGCCGGGACGGGGGCCCTCCGCGCGGAAGACGACGGCGTTCTCCAGGTCCACGCGGAGCGAGGGGTGGGCGGCGGCCATGCCGCGCAGCGCGTCGGAGACGAGCGAACCGGCGCTGTTGATCAGCTTCTTCACAGACGTCTCCCTCGTGCCTGCTCGTGCTTCCTCGCGAAGTCGCGGGCCCGGCCGGCCCGTTCCCGACCTTCGTCCGGCCGGACCGGCGACGTCAAGGGGCGCGCCCGTACGGCTCCGCTTGTGTAAAGAGCGTCATATGGCGTCCGGGGGGGACGGTATAGGAGGATCAGCGGGGGGTGTCCTGACAGTTGGGAGGCGGAATGTCGGTGTTGCGGGATCTGCTGGACGGCACGCGGGGAGGGGGGATCGACGTCCTCGACCTCACCGCGCCGCTGAGCGAGCGGACACCGATCCTCGCCGAGGAAACGCCGATCGCGGGCATCAGCCCGGTCCGCGTGCCGGCGCTGGTGGAGCGGTGAACGTCGCGGAGGCCGTCGGCGCGGTCCTCGCCTCCCTCGGCGTGCGGGCGGCCTTCGGTGTCGTCGGCAGCGGCAACTTCCACGTCACCAACGCGCTCGCCGAGCACGGCGTGCGCTACGTCGCGGCGCGGCACGAGTGCGGCGCCGCCACGATGGCCGACGCCTACGCCCGGATGAGCGGCACGGTCACGATCGTGTCGGTCCACCAGGGGCCCGGCCTGACCAACGCGCTGACCGGCGTCACCGAGGCCGCCAAGAGCCGGACGCCGCTGCTGGTGCTCGCCCCGGAGGCGACCTCGCCCACCTCCAACTTCCGGATCGACCAGGCCGCGCTCGCCGAGGCCGTGGGCGCGCACTGCGCCCGCATCGGGTCGGCCGAGACGGTCCTGGACGACACCGTGATGGCCTTCCTCGCCGCCCTGCTCGGGCGGCGCACCGTGGTGCTCAACCTGCCGCTGGACGTGCAGGCCGAGGAGCTTCCCGAGGAGACCGCCGAGTCCGTACGCGAACTGGTGGCGGGCCGGGGCGGCGCGCACCGCGGCGTGGCGAGCCGCGTCCCCGCGCCCTGGGGGCTCACGTTCCCCAAGGAGCCGTCCCTGGAAACGCCGACCGGAACGCCGACCGGAACGCCGGCGGAGGAGGGGGAGCCGGAGGGGCTCGCGGCGGAGCCGTCCGACGCGCTCACCCGGTTCGCGCGGCTGCTGGCCGGGGCGAGCCGCCCGGTCTTCGTGGCCGGGCGGGGCGCGAGGGGCGCCCGCCGCGAGCTGGAGGCGCTCGGCGAGCAGGTCGGCGCGCTGTTCGCGACCTCGGCGGTCGCCAAGGGCCACTTCCACGGCAGCCCCTGGGACCTCGACGTCAGCGGCGGGTTCGCAACCCCGCTCGCGGCCGAGCTGATCCGCGACGCCGATCTGGTCGTGGGGTGGGGGTGCTCGTTCACCACGTGGACCACCCGGCACGGCACGCTCATCGGGCCGGAGGCCGCGGTGGTCCAGGTGGACCTCGATCCCGACGCCCTCGGCGTCCACCGCGAGGTGGACCTCGGCGTCGTCGGCGACGTCCGCGAGACCGCGCGGGCGGTCGCCGCCCTGCTCGCCGGGCCCGGGGGGCGGAGCGAGCCCGCGCCCGGCTACCGCACCCCCGAGATCGCCGCGCGGATCGCCCGCGAGGGGCGCTGGCGCGACGTGCCGTACGAGGACACCGGCGCCGGGGGCCGCATCGACCCCCGCACGCTGACGATCGGGCTCGACCACCTGCTCCCGGAGGAGCGCCTGGTGGCCGTCGACTCGGGCAACTTCATGGGTTATCCCTCGATGTTCCTCACCGTGCCCGACGGCAGCGCGTTCTGCTTCACCCAGGCGTTCCAGTCGATCGGGCTGGGCCTCGCCACCGCGATCGGGGCGGCCCTCGCCCGGCCCGACCGCGTGACGGTCGCCGCGCTGGGCGACGGCGGCGCCCTGATGGGCATCGCCGAACTGGAGACGGTCGTACGGCTCGGCCTGCCGATGATGGTCGTCGTCTACGACGACGAGGAGTACGGCGCGGAGGTGCACCACTTCGCCCCGCACGGGCTCCCGGTCGGCGCCGTCACCTTCCCGCCCGTGGACATCGCCGCCATCGGCCGGGGCTTCGGATGCGAGGCGGTGACCGTGCGTACGGAGGAGGACCTGGCCGGCGTCGCCGCCTGGCTGAAGGGCCCGCGCGACAAGCCGCTCGTCGTCCACGCGAAGGTCACCGCCGACACTCCGGCGTGGTGGCTGGAGGAGGCGTTCCGCGGACACTGACAAGCGGCGGGCCGGGGCCGCTCGTCACGGCACGGCGGAAGGGCGGCCCTCTCCCTCGAAGAGGGGCATCCGCGCATGCGCGGGGTCGTTCACCTCGGCGGCCAGCAGGGCCACGCCGATCTCCCCCTTGTAGAGGCTCTCCCGGCGGAACGCGTAGCCCTCGATGGAGGCCGCGGCGCGGTCGGTCAGGGCGCGTGCGCGGGCGAGCCAGACCGGCTCCCCGAGGTGCCGGTGCAGGCAGAGGAGGGCGTAGGCGCGCCCCGCGTAGCCGCAGCAGAGATCGCCGGGCGCCCCGGCCCGGTCCTCGTACGCCGTCCAGGCGGCGCCCCGCGCCAGGTGCTCGAACCGGTCGTCGCCGAGGAGGGCGTGTGCCAGGACCCAGAGGGGGACATGTCCCGCCGCGCCGTTGCACCAGCTCGCGCGCAGGTCGGAGCCGGGCGCGCCGGTCTGGTGCGGCCACCACAGCCCCCGGCCGGCCGGCTGGGCGAGCGCGCCGAGCTGGCCGAGGCGCTCCCCGACGCCCTCCGGCGGCGGCGCGGACGACGCCTCGCTCCACCGGAGGACCGCGTACAGGAACCCGGCCCAGCCGTGGGCGGCGCCGAGCACCTGAGGGTCGGGATCGGCGTCCAGCGGCGGCCGGGCCTCCAGCTCGTCCCAGACGGAGTCACGCAGCGCGTCGCCGAGCGCGCGGAGCGACGGTTCGGCCGCACCTGGAGGCGCCGCCTCCAGGAGCGCCGCGCAGCCAAGCAGCAGGCCCGCCCGCCCGAACGCGGCGTCCAGATGCTCGCAGGGCTGGGACGCCGCGGCGGCGAAGTCCCGCACGGCCTCGCGCCGGGCCTGCTCGTCCGCGCGGGCCCCGTCCACCAGCGCCCGTACGGCATGCACCCCCGCGACGTTGTGATAGTAGGAGCGCGGGCCGAAGATCTCCGGGACGATGTTCGCCTCCGCGTTCCAGAACGCCGCCTCCTCGCCGCTGGACGCCAGCGCCCGCGCCGACCACAGATCGGCCGCCGCCAGCAGGGCCTCGTCGTCGCGGAGGCACGCCACCCGGAGCAGGGCGTACGCGAAGCCGGCCGCCCCGTTCATCACGGACGCGGTCGGCGCGGCGAGGCCGCCGTCGAACAGCGCTCCGGGCACGGCGAGCCGTTCGAGCACATGGCCGAGGAGCCGGTCGGCGGGCCCCGGCGTGTCGCGGGCGGGCGACGGTGACGAGACCGAGGCCGGGGCCGCCAGGTCGCGGGCGGCGGCCTCGCGCAACGCGTCCAGGAGGTCCTCGACCGAGGGATACCTGTCCCGCGGTGACTTGGCCAGCGCGCGGTGGACCACGGTCTCGACCGCCCGCAGGCCGTCACGGCCGTGGGCACGGAAGGGGGACGGCGGCTGCTCCGCCACCTGCCGTAGCATCTCCTGCGGCTCCAGCGAGAAGTCGTGGGTGTGGGCGCCGGTCAGCAGCAGGTAGGTGAGCGCGCCGAGGGCGTACTGCTCTCCGGCGAACGTCGGCGGTGGGGGCGGCAGCCCCGCGAGGCGGGCGCGGGCGACCTCGGGTTCGAGGAAGAAGTCGATTCCGCCGCGCCCGCCACGCGGCGCGGCGGGCCCGACGGCGAAGCCGAAGTCGACGAGGGTGACGGAGCCGTCGGCGGCCACCCGGACGTTGCGGGGATGGACGTCTCCGTGGAGCACGTCCCGCCGGTGCAGACGGCGGTACGCGTCGATGAGCCGCTCCGCCAGGCCGGTGTGGGCGGGGCGGCCCGCCGAGGGGTCCAGTTCGCGGAGTTCGGCGGCCGCCTGGTGGAGGTCGACGCCCGGGCACCACGACTCGGCCAGGAACGGCCGTCCCTCGAACTCCCCCTGCTCCAGCAGGGCGGGGCTCACCTTCCCGTCGAGATGCCGCAGGATGCGGGCCTCGTGGGCGAGCACGGCGGCCATCGGATGCGCGGGCGCGGCGGCGGCGCCGGCCCGTGCGATCTTGAGCGCGACGGCCGCGCCGCCGGGATCCCTCGCCTCGTAGACCTCGGTGTCGATGACGACGTGGACCGGCCGGACGATCTCGTACGGGCCCACCCGGTCGCCGGGCGTGAAGGCGCCGGTGATCGGCCGGGCCAGCTCGGACTCCGCCGCGAGGAGCAGCCCTTCGCGCACGAACCCGGCCAGGACCGGGAACGCGTCGTCGAGCGTCGCGCGGGGGTCGGAGCCCTCCGCGGAGCAGAACGCCACCACGGCGTCGACGATCGTCGACGGCGTCCGGAACCGCTCCAGCAGCGCCGCGGTCCTGGCGTCCACGACGGTGGTCGTCGTGCGGGAGCGCGGGCGGGTCACGCAGTGGTCGCCGTCCTCGTGTTCCATCCGGTCCCGCATGCCGGGGGCGAGCCGGGAGACGGGGACGATGACGACGTCCTCGGGGAGGAGCAGGGAACCGAGCATCCGACCGTCCTTCAGCCGCTCATGAGGACCCGCGGCCACATGCCGCCGGCCGGGATCCACGTGTCGGTGTCCACGCCCCCGGCGCGCAACCGGTCGAGGGCGAACCGCCACGGTTCGAGGCCGTCCATGTCCGCGGCGCGGGTGGCGATCAGGTATTCGGCGAGCCGTTCGCTCACCCACATCCGCCAGCTGGAGTGGGCTCCCCACTGCCGCCCGTACGCCGGCGGGTCGGCGCCCCAGGACAGCAGGCCGTCGCCGGTCACGGCGGCGGTGAACGGCACGCCGTGGGCGGCGCGTCCGGCGAGCGCCGCCTCCAGCGTGCCGGCGGCGCGCCGCAGGTCGTCGAGCCGGTCGAAGTAGGCGACGACTTTGTCCGGGCGGCACACGCTGGGCAGGTCGCAGCCCACCTTGAACGCCCGCACGCCGGGAGTGACCGCCAGCGACTCCGCCACCGTCCCGACGACGCCCTCCATGGCGTCGAGGGCCGGGCTCACGTAGAGCTTGTAGCCGCTCGCCGGCCGGCCCGTCTCGCCGGAGCGGGACCGGAGCCACCACTGTCTCCAGTGGCGGGAGGTCGTGGGGGAGTGACCGGCCTCGGACCACGCCGCCGTCCACGCGGCGCCCGGTCTGATGCCCAGGTAGGAGGCGACCGCCTCCTCGCCGGGGAACCGGCGCCTCAGCCGGGGGGAGAGGGGCCGTCGGCCGTAGGCGTAGAGCCTGCCCGCGAGCATCGGTTCGGCCAGGTGCCGGAGTCGCTGCCCGCACCGCAGGGCGGCGATCGACAACTCGCCGATCCGGCCGGTCCCGCCGGCCGAGGGCGCGCGGAAGACGAGGGGCCCGGCCGGAGGACCCGACACGTACGACCCCTCATGCCTGATCTGGAGCACGCCGTCGGTCACCAGACGCGCGACGGTCTCTTCCAGACGGTCGCCGAGGCGGGCCGCGGCGTACCGGGGAAACGGCCCCGGCTCGGCCAGCGAGAAGAACAGCAGGGCCGTCTCGCACGACACGGACCGCCAATCGAGTTCCGCACCAGGACGGGGGCGCAGCACCCCGTAGTCGTCCTCGCCCGCCGAGCCCGGTTGTGCGCGTTCGGCCGCGCCGAGGCGGTCCGTCAGGACGAGCTCGTAATCGGGGTTCGCGCGGAAGACGGCGCGTTCGATGTCCATTTCCGGTCCGTTTCCGATCACGCGCTCACGTAGGCCGCTGAAACGGTCACCGTTACTGTTCGGTTTCCCGTCCCAGAGCGCGCTCGGCCTCGGAGATCTCGTCGAGTTGTTCGCGGAGCGCCTTGGCGGCGTCGTCCATCTCCTTGAGCCTCGCCTCAAGCCGCAGTTTCAGCACGGGCAGGTAGTCGGGATCGACCAGCACTCCCTGCCGGTCCGCCGCCGCGTAGACGGCCTGGCTCCAGAAGTCCGCGCACGTCGGCGCGAGGGTGATCTGGTCCTCGGTGGTGTGGATCGCCCCGCCGGTCCCTCCCGTCGGCCCCTGGTGGATGGGGCTCGGCAGCGAGCAGTAGTGCGGGCACAGGGTCTGCGGCGGGCACGTCGGGGGAGGCGGGCAGCCCACGCTCACCGTGTGCCAGAGCCCGCAGCTCGCGCCGGCGTCCCCGCACGACGCTCCCGCGTTCCCGCACGACGCTCCCGCGTTCCCGCACGACGCTCCCGCGTTCCCGCACGACGCTCCCGCGTTCCCGCACGACGCTCCCGCGTTCCCGCACGACGCTCCCGCGTTCCCGTACGACGCTCCCGCGTCGCCACACGAGGCCCCCGCGTCGCCGCATGACGCGCCCGCGTTCCCGCATCCGGCGGCGTCCGCCAATTCGACGAGTGATCCGCCTTCGCAGGGCAGCTGAACTCTCAGCCTCTTCGCGCGAAAGGACATGGCGCACCTCGATCCCGCGGATTTCGGGAAATCACCGTGGACGAACTGTAGTCCCGGAGAAGGGACGGAGTCGACACTTCTTCCTGCCGGAAAATAACGCTATCAAGGCGGAAACAGTTGATTTCCGGTGCTATGTGGCTTAAGTCGTTCGACGCCTCCGCGGGACGTCACGCCGCCCCCCGATGAACGGCCGGGTTCCGCGGCGGCGAAGCGGTGTTTCGCGGTTTGACTGGTTCGCAACACCGCTGTTACACAGAGGGGTTGACCGCGGGCGAAGGTACGGGGATAACTGGTCCGAGTGGCCGGGGGCCTCGCAACCGTCACCTTGGAGCCGTGCATGAGCATCGTGCCCTCGTCCCCGTTGGTCGGGCGCGCACCCGAGCTGGCGATCCTGATCGACGCGATGACCCGCCCGCCGGCGGTCGTCCTGGTGGAGGGCGAGGCGGGCATCGGCAAGACCCGGCTCGTCCGCGCCGCGCTGGACCGGCTCCCGCGCGGCGACCGCGCCGTCCTGCTCGGCTACTGCCACCAGATCCGCGAGCCCTTCCCGTACGGGCCGGTCTTCGAGGCGCTGCGGGACATCAGGGGACGGCTCCCGGCGGCACATCGGCTCAACCCGGTTACCGGGGCACTGCGCGGGCACCTGCCCGAACTGGCCGGCGCGCTGCCGCCGTCGCCGCAGCCGCTGAACGATCCGCGAGCCGAACGGCACCGGGTGTTCCGGGGGATACGCGCCCTGCTGACGGCCGTCGGACCGGCCGTGCTGGTCATCGAGGACCTGCACTGGGCCGACGACGGCACCCGCGACCTGCTGCGGTTCCTCAGCGGCCAGCCGCCCGGGGGCCTCGCGGTCGTGGTCACCCGCAGGGGCGAGGACGGCGGCCCGCCCGGGCCGCCGCTCGGCCTGGCCTATCGGCACCAGCCGGACACCACGCACCGGGTGGTCCGCCTGACCCCGCTGGACGCGTCCGGCGTGGGCAGCCTGGCCGGCGCGCTGCTGGAGTGCTCCGACCTGCCGGCCGGGTTCGTCGCGCGGCTGCACGAGCGCACGGCCGGCATCCCGTTCGTGGTGGAGGAGATGGTCCGTTCGCTGCCCGGCGTCGAGGAGCCCGACGCCCTGGAACGTGCCGGTGTGCCGCTGCTCCTGCGCGAGGCGATGGCCGAGCAGATGGCCTGCCTGTCCCCGGCGGCGGTGGGCACGGTGCAGGCGGCGGCGGTGCTGGGGCTCCCCGCGGACGAGCACCTGATCGCCGCGGTGAGCGGCGACTCCGCCGGGCTGGGCGAGGCGCTGCGCGCCGGGGTGCTGCACGAGCACCCCGGCGGCCGGTACGGCTTCCGCCACGCGCTGGCCCAGCAGGCCGTCTACGACGCGATCCCCGGACCGGACCGCAGACCGGCGCACGACCGGGCGATGACCGCGCTCGGGGCGATGGAGTCGCCGCCGCTGGTGCAGCTCGCGTTCCACGCCCGGCACGCAGGGGACACCACGGCCTGGATCGCCCACGGCACGGCCGCCGCCCGGCAGGCCGCCGCGCTCGGCGACACCGCCCTGGCCGTGGAGGTCATCGAGGGGATGCTCGACGATCCCGGCCTGCCCGCCCCCGCCCGCGGCCCGCTCGCCCTCATGCTGAG is a window of Microbispora sp. NBC_01189 DNA encoding:
- a CDS encoding thiamine pyrophosphate-binding protein — encoded protein: MNVAEAVGAVLASLGVRAAFGVVGSGNFHVTNALAEHGVRYVAARHECGAATMADAYARMSGTVTIVSVHQGPGLTNALTGVTEAAKSRTPLLVLAPEATSPTSNFRIDQAALAEAVGAHCARIGSAETVLDDTVMAFLAALLGRRTVVLNLPLDVQAEELPEETAESVRELVAGRGGAHRGVASRVPAPWGLTFPKEPSLETPTGTPTGTPAEEGEPEGLAAEPSDALTRFARLLAGASRPVFVAGRGARGARRELEALGEQVGALFATSAVAKGHFHGSPWDLDVSGGFATPLAAELIRDADLVVGWGCSFTTWTTRHGTLIGPEAAVVQVDLDPDALGVHREVDLGVVGDVRETARAVAALLAGPGGRSEPAPGYRTPEIAARIAREGRWRDVPYEDTGAGGRIDPRTLTIGLDHLLPEERLVAVDSGNFMGYPSMFLTVPDGSAFCFTQAFQSIGLGLATAIGAALARPDRVTVAALGDGGALMGIAELETVVRLGLPMMVVVYDDEEYGAEVHHFAPHGLPVGAVTFPPVDIAAIGRGFGCEAVTVRTEEDLAGVAAWLKGPRDKPLVVHAKVTADTPAWWLEEAFRGH
- a CDS encoding lanthionine synthetase LanC family protein, with the protein product MLGSLLLPEDVVIVPVSRLAPGMRDRMEHEDGDHCVTRPRSRTTTTVVDARTAALLERFRTPSTIVDAVVAFCSAEGSDPRATLDDAFPVLAGFVREGLLLAAESELARPITGAFTPGDRVGPYEIVRPVHVVIDTEVYEARDPGGAAVALKIARAGAAAAPAHPMAAVLAHEARILRHLDGKVSPALLEQGEFEGRPFLAESWCPGVDLHQAAAELRELDPSAGRPAHTGLAERLIDAYRRLHRRDVLHGDVHPRNVRVAADGSVTLVDFGFAVGPAAPRGGRGGIDFFLEPEVARARLAGLPPPPPTFAGEQYALGALTYLLLTGAHTHDFSLEPQEMLRQVAEQPPSPFRAHGRDGLRAVETVVHRALAKSPRDRYPSVEDLLDALREAAARDLAAPASVSSPSPARDTPGPADRLLGHVLERLAVPGALFDGGLAAPTASVMNGAAGFAYALLRVACLRDDEALLAAADLWSARALASSGEEAAFWNAEANIVPEIFGPRSYYHNVAGVHAVRALVDGARADEQARREAVRDFAAAASQPCEHLDAAFGRAGLLLGCAALLEAAPPGAAEPSLRALGDALRDSVWDELEARPPLDADPDPQVLGAAHGWAGFLYAVLRWSEASSAPPPEGVGERLGQLGALAQPAGRGLWWPHQTGAPGSDLRASWCNGAAGHVPLWVLAHALLGDDRFEHLARGAAWTAYEDRAGAPGDLCCGYAGRAYALLCLHRHLGEPVWLARARALTDRAAASIEGYAFRRESLYKGEIGVALLAAEVNDPAHARMPLFEGEGRPSAVP
- the dhaL gene encoding dihydroxyacetone kinase subunit DhaL, coding for MNTEFFAAWIEEITSAVRAGRDHLTELDAAIGDADHGTNLDRGFTAVGEALAAAPPRTPGALLVLTGTTLIRKVGGASGPLYGTAFREMGKAFGEATEISPAELSAGVDAALAGVRRLGSAAEGDKTMVDALAPAAAALSRAVQDGLKPEEALEAAEGARATVPLQARKGRASYLGPRSVGHEDPGAASTALVFGALRAAASRG
- the dhaM gene encoding dihydroxyacetone kinase phosphoryl donor subunit DhaM, with amino-acid sequence MVGIVLISHSGGLAAEVVALARQIGRAKVPLAAAGGTEDGGLGTSPDRVSAAVEEVDQGDGVVLIPDLGSSVLTARLLESPGQVVIADVPFVEGAVSAVVAAGGGTSLDGVLAAAEEAWQFRKL